The following are from one region of the Penaeus vannamei isolate JL-2024 chromosome 28, ASM4276789v1, whole genome shotgun sequence genome:
- the LOC138867181 gene encoding soluble scavenger receptor cysteine-rich domain-containing protein SSC5D-like, translating to MLMREERSKMLPRTLLALSWLATLALADPRVARSLAGWSRRSVSELDMDTADDDLGIKLPGLIPSLGAEFSQDGVPDDGDTLNSSLIAEITREPSFTTTTEATTSTTPLSSETTANPFFPSQTTIDPQFPSQATNNPLLPSQTTTNPLLPSQTTTNPLLPSQTITDPLLPSQTITDPLLPPQTTTNLLLPCQTNTKPPLPCHTTKHPALYPEITQLPFEPVPQPSKCHSHPKISPPKPLKPRPRPCSHPAHRPCHHSNNCQKYNQHYHHTVHYPLQTLHYPIQTFHHPILTAHHPIQTVHHPMQIVPHPVQTVHHPIHAVHPRPNKFLKYKLVPLRFVPLTVSNGHFPHSGQMAPVHHPQSISYRLSKLGKARLCQPETALSKLQFCDKFH from the exons ATGCTGATGCGCGAAGAAAGGTCCAAGATGTTGCCGAGGACT TTATTGGCACTATCCTGGCTTGCGACTTTGGCTTTGGCGGACCCCAGAGTTGCAAGGTCCCTCGCTGGCTGGTCTCGTCGCTCCGTAAGTGAGCTGGACATGGACACTGCCGACGATGACCTAGGAATCAAACTGCCAGGGCTTATACCTAGTTTAGGAGCGGAGTTTTCTCAAGATGGCGTACCTGATGACGGGGATACGCTTAACTCTTCTCTTATTGCAGAAATCACGAGGGAACCGTCCTTCACAACCACTACCGAGGCAACAACCAGCACTACACCCTTATCTTCCGAAACAACCGCCaatccattctttccttcccaaACAACCATTGATCCTCAATTTCCTTCCCAAGCAACCAACAATCCACTCTTACCCTCCCAAACAACCACAAATCCACTCTTGCCTTCACAAACAACCACCAATCCACTCTTACCTTCCCAAACAATCACAGATCCACTCTTACCTTCCCAAACAATCACAGATCCACTCTTACCTCCACAAACAACCACCAATCTACTCTTACCttgccaaacaaacacaaaaccaccCTTACCTTGCCATACAACCAAACATCCAGCCTTATATCCCGAAATCACCCAACTACCATTCGAGCCAGTTCCACAGCCGAGCAAATGTCATTCTCACCCGAAAATCTCTCCTCCCAAGCCACTAAAACCCAGACCCAGGCCTTGCTCTCATCCTGCACATCGTCCTTGTCATCATTCAAATAACTGCCAGAAATATAACCAACACTACCATCACACTGTTCATTACCCACTCCAAACTCTTCATTATCCAATCCAAACTTTTCATCACCCAATCCTAACTGCGCATCACCCAATCCAAACTGTTCATCACCCAATGCAAATTGTTCCTCACCCAGTGCAAACTGTTCATCATCCAATCCACGCTGTTCATCCCAGGCCAAATAAGTTCCTCAAGTACAAGCTAGTCCCTCTGCGTTTCGTTCCACTAACTGTTTCGAACGGGCACTTCCCTCACTCGGGACAAATGGCACCAGTTCATCACCCACAGAGCATTTCCTATAGACTCTCGAAACTGGGCAAGGCCCGCCTCTGTCAACCAGAAACAGCATTGTCTAAGCTACAGTTCTGCGACAAGTTTCACTGA